The proteins below are encoded in one region of Buteo buteo chromosome 22, bButBut1.hap1.1, whole genome shotgun sequence:
- the LOC142043249 gene encoding uncharacterized protein LOC142043249, translating to MSSLQGCCTLCSILMLVGGNLAVLVKIHQDSINGTEGQSVLLPVSYGFAGAPQYPMKIVWNSSNMHDELVTCSVLKCSLDAGGVPRLCSALTFYHDTYRNRSKLFPTNGSLLLSDLRLSDSGVYSVTFKPSRQTFHITLTVHEQRSTPDPPGGNLAVLVKIHQDSINGTEGQSVLLPVSYGFVSDPQYPMRIAWDSSNMHNELVTCAVLNCSLDAGGVPSNCFAQTFYLSEYRVRTELFPANGSLLLSDLRLSDSGVYSVTFKPSRQTFHITLTVHRQCSTPEPPGSKNPDLTHSYVIGICSSVSLLLLFLLFCCIWHRGAARQQKRRIIKQQQVQGKI from the exons ATGAGCTCTCTGCAGGGATGCTGCACCCTCTGCTCCATCCTGATGCTCGTCG GGGGAAACCTGGCCGTCCTCGTCAAAATCCATCAGGATTCCATCAATGGCACCGAGGGTCAGTCCGTGCTCCTGCCCGTCTCCTATGGATTTGCTGGTGCCCCTCAGTACCCAATGAAGATTGTCTGGAATTCCAGTAACATGCACGATGAGCTCGTCACCTGCTCGGTGCTGAAATGCTCCCTGGATGCCGGGGGAGTTCCCAGATTGTGCTCTGCATTAACTTTCTACCACGACACGTACCGTAACCGCTCTAAGTTGTTCCCCACAAATGGGTCCCTGCTGCTGTCAGACCTGCGGCTCAGCGACAGCGGTGTTTACAGTGTCACCTTCAAACCATCACGCCAAACCTTTCACATCACCCTGACCGTCCACGAGCAGCGTTCCACCCCTGATCCTCCAG GGGGAAACCTGGCCGTCCTCGTCAAAATCCATCAGGATTCCATCAACGGCACCGAGGGTCAGTCCGTGCTCCTGCCCGTCTCCTACGGATTTGTTAGTGACCCTCAGTACCCAATGAGGATTGCCTGGGATTCCAGTAACATGCACAATGAGCTCGTCACCTGCGCGGTGCTGAACTGCTCCCTGGATGCCGGGGGAGTTCCCAGCAACTGCTTTGCACAAACTTTCTACCTGAGCGAGTACCGTGTCCGCACTGAGTTGTTCCCCGCAAATGGGTCCCTGCTGCTGTCAGACCTGCGGCTCAGCGACAGCGGTGTTTACAGTGTCACCTTCAAACCATCACGCCAAACCTTTCACATCACCCTGACCGTCCACAGGCAGTGTTCCACTCCTGAGCCTCCAG GCTCCAAGAACCCGGACCTCACCCATTCCTATGTAATTGGAATTTGTTCTTCAGTCTCCCTCCTTCTGCTGttcctgctcttctgctgcaTATGGCACCGGG GTGCAGCTCggcagcagaagaggagaatCATTAAACAACAGCAGGTACAGGGGAAAATCTGA